Proteins from one Thiohalorhabdus sp. Cl-TMA genomic window:
- the arfB gene encoding alternative ribosome rescue aminoacyl-tRNA hydrolase ArfB encodes MLRISNKVGIPDQEIEITAVRAQGAGGQNVDKVASAVHLRFDVRASSLPEHYRQGMLAMRDRRITKDGVVVIKAQNHRTREQNRAEALNRLQALVQSAGQRPAKRRASRPSRASQRRRMEAKKRHKEKKALRRKVY; translated from the coding sequence ATGCTTCGGATCTCCAATAAGGTCGGGATTCCCGACCAGGAAATCGAGATCACGGCCGTGCGTGCCCAGGGGGCCGGCGGCCAGAACGTAGACAAGGTGGCCAGCGCCGTGCATCTGCGCTTCGATGTCCGGGCCTCCTCCCTGCCCGAGCACTACCGGCAAGGGATGCTGGCCATGCGGGACCGGCGGATCACCAAGGACGGCGTGGTGGTCATCAAGGCCCAGAATCATCGCACCCGGGAGCAGAACCGGGCCGAGGCCCTGAACCGGCTGCAGGCCCTGGTCCAGAGCGCCGGGCAGCGGCCCGCGAAACGCCGAGCCTCCCGGCCGAGCCGGGCCTCCCAGCGCCGGCGCATGGAAGCCAAGAAGCGGCACAAGGAGAAGAAGGCCCTGCGCCGCAAGGTGTATTGA
- a CDS encoding adenosylcobinamide amidohydrolase has protein sequence MQFPPGVHLERHPRWNALHFDSPRPVLSSAPVGGGDVRVRRVVNLCVHGPDCHAACADPAAAFERLAAEQGWRGPLTGLMTGVSAEDLGLARAPRQAPLWSVLATVGTSNAHHAGDPAPEPAGPGTINVIAVTGQELTASARAEALALVAEAKTAVLGDLGRTVPGSRRPATGTGTDAVAVVARPGDRTAFTGYHTASGQALAAAVREAVGASLAMTEGRDASDLQ, from the coding sequence ATGCAATTTCCTCCCGGCGTCCACCTGGAGCGCCATCCACGCTGGAACGCGCTCCATTTCGACAGCCCGCGACCGGTGCTTTCCTCCGCCCCGGTGGGCGGAGGGGACGTCCGGGTCCGGCGGGTGGTGAATCTCTGCGTGCACGGCCCGGACTGCCATGCGGCCTGCGCCGATCCCGCCGCGGCCTTCGAGCGGCTGGCCGCCGAGCAGGGCTGGCGGGGCCCGCTCACCGGACTCATGACCGGGGTTTCCGCCGAGGATCTCGGCCTGGCCCGGGCGCCACGCCAGGCGCCCCTCTGGTCCGTGCTCGCAACCGTCGGCACCAGCAATGCCCATCATGCCGGTGATCCGGCCCCGGAGCCGGCGGGTCCCGGCACCATCAACGTGATCGCAGTCACCGGGCAGGAGCTGACCGCCTCGGCCCGGGCGGAGGCGCTGGCCCTGGTCGCGGAGGCCAAGACCGCCGTGCTCGGCGATCTCGGCCGGACCGTCCCGGGCTCCCGGCGCCCGGCCACCGGCACGGGCACCGATGCCGTGGCCGTCGTTGCCCGGCCCGGGGACCGCACGGCCTTTACCGGTTACCATACCGCCTCCGGACAGGCGCTGGCCGCCGCGGTGCGCGAGGCGGTGGGCGCCTCCCTGGCCATGACGGAGGGGCGCGATGCTTCGGATCTCCAATAA
- a CDS encoding RibD family protein: MGAEIMELYPEPGTERTLEGTYLSHDIRGRGTPEAPFVYANFVSSIDGRIAAAEADTDEPYVLEGLANSHDWRLFQELQAQADCQVTHGGYLRALAEGKFGDILQVGISEEARDIGAWRHERGLTEQPDVAIVSRRLDFPLPPSLEAHKQQVHIITGEDAPQDRVRHWRERGLDVHFAGTGRSVEGGAMTGVLGRRGYTRLYLLAGPEMMETVLRDRALSRLYVTLTHQIIGGEAFHTLASGPLLGDAGRLRLNTLYYDPQKPKGTGQWFSSFELGH, translated from the coding sequence ATGGGCGCGGAGATCATGGAGCTGTATCCCGAGCCCGGGACGGAACGGACCCTGGAGGGTACCTACCTGTCCCACGACATACGGGGCCGGGGGACGCCGGAAGCTCCTTTCGTATACGCCAACTTCGTATCCAGCATCGACGGCCGCATCGCCGCCGCGGAGGCGGATACCGACGAGCCCTACGTGCTGGAGGGACTCGCCAACAGCCATGATTGGCGGCTATTCCAGGAGCTGCAGGCGCAGGCGGACTGCCAGGTCACCCACGGTGGCTATCTGCGGGCCCTGGCAGAGGGCAAGTTCGGGGACATCCTGCAGGTGGGGATATCGGAGGAAGCCCGCGATATCGGCGCCTGGCGGCACGAGCGGGGCCTCACCGAGCAGCCCGACGTGGCCATCGTCAGCCGCCGGCTGGATTTTCCCCTGCCGCCGTCCCTGGAGGCGCACAAACAGCAGGTGCACATCATCACCGGCGAGGACGCGCCGCAGGACCGCGTGCGGCATTGGCGGGAGCGCGGCCTCGACGTGCACTTCGCCGGGACCGGGCGGTCCGTGGAGGGGGGAGCCATGACCGGCGTCCTCGGACGGCGGGGCTATACTCGCCTGTATCTCCTCGCCGGGCCGGAGATGATGGAGACGGTACTCCGGGACCGGGCCCTGTCTCGGCTGTACGTGACCCTGACCCACCAGATCATCGGCGGCGAGGCCTTTCACACCCTGGCCTCCGGACCCCTGCTCGGGGACGCGGGCCGGCTCAGGCTCAATACCCTGTACTACGACCCGCAGAAGCCCAAGGGGACCGGGCAGTGGTTCTCCTCCTTCGAGCTGGGCCACTGA
- a CDS encoding DUF429 domain-containing protein, which translates to MTVVAGLDGCRGGWLCLWGDPENGRLAARILHELEELTFLEPRPRVVGADIPIGLPERGVRTCDRAARRLLGRPRSSSVFPPPIRPMLEASSHAEACRIGDRIHGSRLSRQAWNILPKIREMDAFLVAGSDRPGWVREVHPEVSFAVWNGGAPMTHNKRSVAGGRERAALVEGYLGGRLDRARADLPPDGFAGDDLLDAVAVLWTARRIAAGRAVRLPEDPERDAGGLPMEILA; encoded by the coding sequence ATGACGGTGGTGGCGGGACTGGACGGATGCAGGGGCGGCTGGCTGTGCCTGTGGGGCGACCCGGAAAACGGTCGCCTGGCGGCCCGGATCCTTCATGAACTGGAGGAGCTGACCTTTCTGGAGCCCCGACCACGGGTGGTGGGCGCCGACATCCCCATCGGACTGCCGGAGCGCGGCGTCCGGACCTGTGACCGGGCGGCCCGGCGGCTCCTGGGCCGGCCCCGCTCAAGCAGCGTCTTCCCGCCGCCCATCCGCCCCATGCTCGAAGCGAGCTCCCATGCGGAGGCCTGCCGCATCGGCGACCGGATTCACGGGTCCAGGCTGTCCCGGCAGGCGTGGAATATCCTGCCCAAGATCCGGGAGATGGACGCCTTTCTGGTGGCCGGATCCGACCGGCCGGGCTGGGTTCGGGAGGTGCACCCGGAGGTGAGCTTCGCGGTCTGGAACGGCGGTGCGCCCATGACCCATAACAAGCGGAGCGTGGCGGGCGGCCGGGAGCGCGCGGCCCTGGTGGAAGGGTACCTGGGCGGCCGCCTGGACCGCGCCCGGGCGGACCTTCCGCCGGACGGGTTCGCCGGGGACGACCTGCTGGATGCGGTGGCCGTTCTCTGGACGGCCCGGCGCATCGCAGCGGGCCGGGCCGTCCGCCTGCCCGAAGATCCGGAGCGGGACGCCGGGGGCCTGCCCATGGAGATCCTGGCCTAG
- the mltF gene encoding membrane-bound lytic murein transglycosylase MltF → MGFRIYHFLVLSCFLLAACDDRPAEQSSARSLEEIKASGKLVVLTRNAPTTWYIDRDGEAAGPEYEMARDFAEHLGVEAEFKLRPSLGAILDSLQEGAGDLAAAGLTPTDQRRKHFRFGPGYQDVTQQVVCRRDNVQPERVADLAGLDLAVVADSSYAERLRALEPEHPELRWREIPETSTEELLQSVWKREIDCTVADSTIVDINRRYFPELSAPFNLTREQSLAWALPASSADLERAVAEWLEAYRADNRLSRLQEKYYGFFEVFDYVDTRVYMRRIDRRFPKFRSYFRQAAEKHDLPYTLIAAQGYQESHWRANARSPTGVRGIMMLTLRTARSLGVENRLDPKQSIFGGAKYLARMKKRFSDEVTEPDRTWLALAAYNVGRGHLHDAQKLARKKGLSPYRWRSMKKVLPLLADKDYYRDLKYGYARGTEPVRYVRRIREYRHVLKNEMRQREARAGGGG, encoded by the coding sequence TTGGGCTTCCGGATCTACCATTTTCTGGTTCTTTCCTGTTTCCTCCTAGCGGCCTGCGATGACCGCCCCGCGGAGCAGTCCAGCGCCCGCAGCCTGGAGGAGATCAAGGCGTCCGGGAAGCTCGTGGTGCTGACCCGCAACGCGCCCACCACCTGGTACATCGACCGCGACGGCGAGGCCGCCGGTCCGGAGTACGAGATGGCACGGGACTTCGCGGAGCATCTGGGCGTGGAGGCGGAATTCAAGCTCCGCCCCAGCCTGGGCGCCATCCTGGACAGCCTCCAAGAAGGAGCCGGGGACCTGGCTGCGGCGGGCCTGACGCCCACCGACCAACGCCGAAAGCACTTCCGTTTCGGGCCGGGCTACCAGGACGTCACCCAGCAGGTGGTCTGCCGCAGGGACAATGTCCAGCCGGAGCGGGTGGCGGACCTCGCGGGCCTCGACCTCGCTGTGGTGGCGGACAGCAGCTACGCGGAGCGTCTTCGGGCCCTAGAGCCGGAGCACCCCGAGCTGCGCTGGCGGGAGATCCCGGAAACGAGCACCGAGGAGCTGCTGCAGAGCGTATGGAAGCGCGAGATCGACTGCACGGTGGCGGATTCCACCATCGTCGACATCAACCGCCGTTATTTCCCCGAGCTGAGCGCGCCCTTCAACCTGACCCGGGAGCAGTCCCTGGCGTGGGCACTTCCGGCATCGAGCGCGGACCTGGAGCGGGCCGTGGCGGAATGGCTGGAGGCATACCGCGCCGACAACCGGCTGAGCCGCCTCCAGGAGAAGTATTACGGCTTCTTCGAGGTCTTCGACTACGTGGACACGCGCGTCTACATGCGGCGCATCGACCGCCGATTCCCCAAGTTCCGCTCCTACTTCCGCCAGGCGGCCGAAAAGCACGATCTCCCCTACACCCTCATCGCCGCCCAGGGCTACCAGGAGTCCCACTGGCGCGCGAACGCCCGCAGTCCCACGGGCGTCCGCGGCATCATGATGCTCACCCTGCGCACGGCACGCTCGCTGGGCGTGGAGAACCGGCTGGACCCCAAGCAGAGCATCTTCGGCGGCGCCAAGTACCTGGCCCGCATGAAGAAGCGCTTCAGCGACGAGGTCACCGAGCCCGACCGCACCTGGCTGGCCCTGGCGGCCTACAATGTCGGCCGGGGCCATCTCCACGACGCCCAGAAGCTGGCGCGCAAGAAGGGCCTGAGCCCGTATCGATGGCGCAGCATGAAAAAGGTCCTGCCCCTGCTCGCCGACAAGGACTACTACCGGGACCTGAAGTACGGATACGCCCGCGGCACCGAGCCGGTTCGCTACGTGCGGCGCATCCGCGAGTACCGGCACGTGCTCAAGAACGAGATGCGGCAGCGGGAGGCCCGGGCAGGCGGCGGGGGATAG
- a CDS encoding LLM class flavin-dependent oxidoreductase, protein MTALSILDLAPIRQGGDAADAFRHTRELARHAEAWGYRRFWLAEHHNMTGIGSSATAVLIGHVAEATRTIRVGAGGVMLPNHAPLVVAEQFGTLATLHPDRIDLGLGRAPGTDRRTVRALRRERTEGAERFPQDLEELLDYFRPAGADRPVQAVPGAGLGVPVWVLGSSLNSAELAAQLGLPYAFASHFAPYQLLEALSLYRHRFQPSEYLDRPYTMAGLNVAAADSDAEARRQFTAVQQQFVSMVRGRTPGPLPPPVEHMDAHWSPEERERVSQMLWASVVGGPESVRAGLARFAERTGADEIMATTQMYEPSATLRSFELLAEAHASLGAESGTGA, encoded by the coding sequence GTGACCGCGCTTTCCATCCTGGACCTGGCACCCATCCGGCAGGGCGGCGACGCCGCCGACGCCTTCCGGCACACCCGCGAGCTGGCACGCCACGCGGAGGCCTGGGGCTACCGGCGCTTTTGGCTGGCCGAGCACCACAACATGACCGGAATCGGCAGCTCGGCCACCGCCGTCCTCATCGGCCACGTGGCCGAGGCCACGCGGACCATCCGGGTCGGTGCCGGCGGCGTCATGCTGCCCAATCACGCGCCGCTGGTGGTGGCCGAGCAGTTCGGCACCCTGGCCACCCTCCATCCGGATCGCATCGACTTGGGGCTGGGCCGCGCGCCCGGCACCGACCGGCGCACGGTTCGCGCCCTGCGGCGCGAGCGGACCGAGGGCGCCGAGCGCTTCCCGCAGGACCTGGAGGAGCTGCTGGACTATTTCCGGCCGGCGGGGGCCGACCGGCCGGTGCAGGCCGTTCCGGGCGCCGGGCTCGGGGTGCCCGTCTGGGTGCTGGGGTCGAGCCTGAACAGCGCCGAGCTCGCCGCCCAGCTCGGGCTGCCCTATGCCTTCGCCTCGCACTTTGCGCCCTATCAGCTGCTGGAGGCGCTCTCCCTCTACCGCCACCGCTTCCAGCCCTCCGAGTACCTCGATCGCCCCTACACCATGGCGGGCCTCAACGTGGCGGCGGCGGACAGCGACGCCGAAGCCCGTCGCCAGTTCACCGCCGTCCAGCAGCAGTTCGTCTCCATGGTGCGCGGCCGTACCCCCGGGCCCCTGCCGCCGCCCGTGGAGCACATGGATGCGCACTGGAGCCCGGAGGAGCGCGAGCGCGTCAGCCAGATGCTGTGGGCCTCGGTGGTGGGCGGTCCCGAGAGCGTGCGCGCGGGGCTCGCTCGGTTCGCGGAGCGGACCGGCGCCGACGAGATCATGGCCACCACCCAGATGTACGAGCCGTCGGCCACCCTCCGCTCCTTCGAGCTCCTGGCGGAGGCCCATGCGTCCCTCGGCGCCGAGTCCGGAACCGGGGCCTGA
- a CDS encoding PQQ-dependent sugar dehydrogenase, with protein MKSRRLLQLPSLALLILALGAAHAEKAPPVSDGAAGIRVETVAEGLEHPWSLAFLPDGDLLITERPGSLLRLDPKSGERVRIEGVPEVKTRTQGGLLDVALHPDFSDNRWVYLTWSGRCDSGSATHLGRGRLEGDRLADFETLFVATPCVESPQHYGSRIVFDGRGHLFMTVGERGQRHRAQDLSDHNGSVLRLNTDGSVPEDNPFVGRDDARDAIYSYGHRNPQGAALHPETGRLWIHEHGPRGGDEINIPEPGRNFGWPKTTYGREYSGPEIGPDRLQGTVQPIHYWVPSIGPSGMAFYTGDRFPDWRGDLLVGALDHTHLAHLTLDGREVVRERRLLDDRGWRVRAVANGPDGFLYLLTDADNGRLVRLRPAD; from the coding sequence ATGAAGAGCCGCCGGCTGCTGCAGTTACCGTCCCTCGCCTTGCTGATCCTGGCGCTAGGCGCCGCGCATGCCGAGAAAGCGCCGCCCGTTTCCGACGGGGCGGCGGGCATCCGGGTAGAGACGGTGGCCGAAGGCCTGGAGCACCCCTGGTCCCTGGCCTTCCTCCCGGACGGCGACCTGCTCATCACCGAGCGGCCCGGCTCGCTGCTGCGGCTGGATCCGAAGAGCGGCGAGCGGGTGCGGATCGAGGGCGTTCCGGAGGTTAAAACCCGCACCCAGGGCGGCCTGCTGGACGTGGCCCTGCACCCGGACTTCTCCGACAACCGCTGGGTCTACCTGACCTGGTCCGGCCGCTGCGATTCCGGCAGCGCCACCCACCTCGGCCGCGGAAGGCTGGAAGGCGACCGTCTGGCGGATTTCGAGACCCTGTTCGTGGCCACGCCCTGTGTGGAAAGCCCCCAGCACTACGGCTCCCGGATCGTTTTCGATGGTCGGGGGCACCTGTTCATGACGGTGGGCGAACGGGGGCAGCGCCATCGCGCCCAGGACCTGAGCGACCACAACGGCTCAGTGCTGCGCCTCAATACCGACGGCTCGGTGCCCGAGGACAATCCCTTCGTAGGGCGCGATGACGCCCGGGACGCCATCTACAGCTACGGCCACCGCAATCCGCAGGGAGCGGCGCTGCACCCCGAGACCGGGCGCCTGTGGATCCACGAGCACGGCCCACGCGGCGGCGACGAGATCAACATCCCCGAGCCCGGGCGCAATTTCGGCTGGCCGAAGACCACCTACGGACGCGAATACTCCGGTCCGGAGATCGGACCCGACCGGCTGCAGGGCACCGTCCAGCCGATCCACTACTGGGTGCCCTCCATCGGACCTTCGGGCATGGCCTTCTACACCGGCGACCGCTTCCCCGATTGGCGGGGCGACCTGCTCGTTGGTGCCCTGGACCATACCCACCTGGCCCACCTGACGCTGGACGGCCGGGAGGTGGTCCGAGAGCGGCGCCTGCTCGACGACCGGGGCTGGCGGGTGCGGGCGGTTGCCAACGGACCCGACGGTTTCCTCTACCTCCTCACCGACGCGGACAACGGCCGCCTGGTGCGGCTGCGCCCGGCGGACTGA
- a CDS encoding CPXCG motif-containing cysteine-rich protein: protein MDEEPLPEIPVSCPYCGEGFATLVDTSGRDAAYIEDCPVCCAPIEFTVSWPPDGGPPEVVVARDDD, encoded by the coding sequence ATGGACGAGGAACCCCTGCCCGAGATCCCGGTGAGCTGCCCCTATTGCGGCGAGGGCTTTGCCACGCTGGTGGATACCAGCGGCCGGGACGCCGCCTACATCGAGGACTGCCCCGTATGCTGCGCGCCCATCGAATTCACCGTCTCCTGGCCCCCGGATGGCGGGCCGCCGGAGGTGGTCGTGGCGCGTGACGACGATTGA
- a CDS encoding SDR family oxidoreductase, producing the protein MAQTVLITGANRGIGLELARQWHERGDRVIAVCRQPSDALKELGVRIIEGIDVTKAEDVQRLPGALGDERIDLLYNNAGILLDENLSNMNFETMEQQFEVNTLGPLRVTHALLDRLNEGAKVGLMTSRMGSIDDNDSGGRYGYRMSKAALNAAGKSLAVDLRPRGIAVAILHPGFVKTEMTGNQGHITPDEAAERLIRRMDELNPENTGTFWHSDGSVLPW; encoded by the coding sequence ATGGCACAGACTGTCCTGATTACCGGCGCCAACCGCGGCATCGGCCTGGAGCTGGCCCGCCAATGGCACGAGCGGGGCGACCGGGTCATCGCCGTATGCCGCCAGCCCTCCGACGCGCTCAAGGAGCTGGGCGTGCGGATCATCGAGGGGATCGACGTGACCAAGGCCGAGGACGTGCAGCGCCTGCCCGGCGCCCTGGGCGACGAGCGCATCGACCTCCTCTATAACAACGCCGGCATCCTGCTCGACGAGAACCTCTCGAACATGAACTTCGAGACCATGGAGCAGCAGTTCGAGGTGAACACCCTCGGTCCGCTTCGGGTCACCCACGCCCTGCTGGACCGGCTGAACGAGGGCGCCAAGGTGGGTCTGATGACCTCGCGGATGGGCTCCATCGATGACAACGATTCGGGCGGACGCTACGGCTACCGCATGAGCAAGGCGGCGCTGAACGCCGCGGGCAAGTCCCTGGCCGTGGACCTCAGGCCGCGGGGCATCGCCGTGGCTATCCTTCATCCGGGCTTCGTGAAGACGGAGATGACCGGCAACCAGGGCCATATCACCCCCGACGAGGCCGCCGAGCGCCTGATCCGGCGCATGGACGAGCTGAATCCGGAGAATACCGGCACCTTCTGGCATTCGGACGGTTCGGTGCTGCCCTGGTAG